Proteins found in one Candidatus Tisiphia endosymbiont of Beris chalybata genomic segment:
- a CDS encoding SPOR domain-containing protein, which produces MSKRLVFQISIFLSIIFGMFYWVYHYYLVEEREIIIIYPDPSPTKVKPEQSGGTIIANTQNTIYENLQKKKIGKQIILQPEPEKPLNINSVKTPSNNEIESIDNIISEIENTDKTVNNPLDVKEEVKLGIGQGITPKSSTQEKNLVGREVYIANVNQPNPPKAGLNIVKVTEKREIISGKQLLNKKKLNYYKIQLASVKTEAVANQEMERIKKKYPKVFNKIPLFVRKMCSEKGNLFYAVMAGNYEEITQAKAICKKLDHYQECLITNR; this is translated from the coding sequence ATGAGTAAAAGATTGGTATTTCAAATTAGTATTTTTCTTTCCATAATTTTTGGTATGTTTTATTGGGTTTATCATTATTATTTAGTAGAGGAAAGAGAAATAATAATTATCTACCCAGATCCCTCGCCTACTAAGGTTAAACCGGAACAAAGCGGCGGGACAATAATCGCTAATACCCAAAATACGATTTATGAAAATTTACAGAAAAAAAAGATAGGAAAACAAATTATCCTGCAGCCTGAACCAGAAAAGCCATTAAATATTAATTCTGTTAAAACTCCTAGCAATAACGAAATTGAGTCAATAGATAATATTATATCGGAGATAGAGAATACAGATAAAACTGTTAATAATCCCCTGGATGTGAAAGAAGAAGTAAAGTTAGGGATAGGACAGGGCATAACCCCCAAGAGTAGTACACAAGAAAAAAATTTAGTAGGTAGAGAAGTATACATAGCAAATGTTAATCAGCCTAATCCACCTAAAGCAGGCTTAAATATTGTGAAAGTTACAGAAAAACGCGAGATAATTAGTGGCAAACAATTATTAAATAAGAAAAAACTAAATTATTATAAAATTCAGTTAGCCTCAGTCAAGACGGAAGCAGTGGCAAATCAAGAAATGGAGAGGATAAAGAAAAAATACCCCAAAGTATTTAATAAGATACCTTTATTCGTCCGAAAAATGTGTTCGGAGAAAGGCAATTTGTTCTATGCAGTTATGGCTGGTAATTATGAAGAGATAACGCAGGCTAAAGCAATATGTAAGAAATTAGATCATTACCAAGAATGTTTAATTACTAATCGTTGA
- a CDS encoding LTA synthase family protein: MYLFCGFASYFSIITLFIFITIAELIFWDEFGTRFNFIAVDYLIYTHEIIGTIRESVPYIPILLSIILISLFISLCSRKYIIKQLNSIQKRNNIYSALTSLILALLAFNLYNPNKINFSVNKYALELGKNGYYEFFSAFYHNSLDYNSFFPVLDNQKALNIVRTSLATEATQYLDNSTINRRITTNSPNIIFSDNFVARRDGAKPIDNRRATSNDACKFVSEDYIKKYNIIVITVESLSSEFMGQFGNKQNITPNLDKLAGESIFFTNIYAVGTRTVRGLEAITLSVPPTPGSSIIRRPNNQSLFNIATIFKQRGYNINFIFGGYSYFDNLQDYFQGNGYNIVDRNSLKPEEISFSNIWGVADEDILNKSLEIADQNYQEGKAFFSLIMTTSNHRPYTFPKDRINLPSGSGRSAAVKYTDYAIGRFLDSAKTRPWFENTLFVITADHCASSAGKTDLPINKYHIPLLIYAPGILTPQIVDKLASQIDIAPTIFGLLNFSYNSKFFGQDILNSPPNRAFISTYQLLGFMKDDHLVILGPKTKTITYKLTGKDRVKVDNITSLVEEAISFYQIAYNLYIKGDMRE; encoded by the coding sequence TTGTATTTATTCTGTGGTTTTGCAAGCTATTTTAGTATTATTACTCTATTTATTTTTATCACAATTGCCGAACTAATTTTTTGGGATGAATTTGGCACTAGATTTAATTTTATTGCTGTGGATTATTTAATCTATACCCATGAGATTATTGGCACTATCAGAGAATCGGTTCCTTATATTCCAATATTATTATCTATTATACTAATTAGTTTATTTATTAGCTTGTGCTCTAGAAAATATATAATCAAGCAATTAAACAGTATACAAAAACGAAATAATATTTATAGCGCTCTTACCTCATTAATACTAGCTCTCCTGGCTTTTAATTTATATAACCCTAATAAAATTAATTTCAGTGTTAATAAATATGCGTTAGAATTAGGAAAAAATGGTTATTATGAATTCTTCTCGGCTTTTTATCATAATAGTTTGGATTATAATAGTTTTTTTCCAGTACTTGATAACCAGAAAGCCTTAAATATTGTGCGAACCAGTTTAGCAACGGAAGCAACACAGTACCTGGATAATTCTACTATCAATCGCAGAATTACTACCAATTCTCCTAATATAATCTTCTCAGATAATTTTGTTGCTAGGCGCGATGGAGCGAAGCCTATAGATAATAGGCGAGCGACAAGTAACGATGCATGCAAATTCGTATCAGAGGATTATATAAAAAAATATAATATTATTGTTATTACTGTCGAGAGCTTGAGTAGCGAGTTTATGGGGCAATTTGGAAATAAGCAAAATATTACTCCAAATTTAGATAAATTAGCGGGAGAAAGCATATTTTTTACCAATATATATGCGGTAGGGACCAGAACAGTACGTGGCTTAGAGGCTATTACCTTATCGGTTCCTCCTACTCCTGGTTCTTCCATTATACGTAGGCCAAATAATCAATCATTATTTAATATTGCTACGATCTTTAAGCAGCGTGGGTATAATATTAATTTCATTTTTGGGGGTTATAGTTATTTTGATAATTTACAAGACTATTTTCAAGGTAATGGTTATAATATAGTGGATAGAAATAGTCTCAAGCCCGAGGAGATAAGTTTCTCCAATATTTGGGGGGTAGCAGATGAAGATATATTAAACAAATCTTTAGAGATAGCTGATCAAAATTACCAAGAAGGGAAAGCTTTTTTTTCCTTGATCATGACTACTTCTAATCATCGTCCTTATACTTTTCCTAAAGACAGGATTAACTTACCATCTGGGAGCGGACGCAGTGCAGCTGTAAAATATACTGACTATGCAATTGGTAGATTTCTTGACAGCGCCAAGACCCGGCCTTGGTTTGAGAATACTCTTTTTGTTATTACTGCTGATCACTGTGCCTCAAGTGCTGGGAAAACGGATCTTCCGATTAATAAATATCATATCCCATTACTAATATATGCGCCTGGTATATTAACACCCCAAATAGTTGATAAGTTAGCAAGCCAAATTGATATCGCTCCTACTATTTTTGGATTGTTAAATTTTTCTTATAATAGTAAATTCTTCGGGCAGGATATATTAAATTCTCCTCCTAACCGAGCGTTTATCAGTACTTATCAATTACTTGGTTTTATGAAAGATGATCATTTAGTAATATTAGGTCCAAAAACTAAAACTATTACCTATAAACTAACTGGAAAAGATAGAGTGAAAGTAGACAATATTACAAGTTTGGTAGAGGAAGCTATAAGTTTTTATCAAATTGCTTATAACTTATATATCAAGGGTGACATGAGAGAATAA
- a CDS encoding DNA translocase FtsK, whose protein sequence is MLYYINKILTNNRLQSIILILFGCFLSLLLVTYNPEDPSFNSVTDKFPSNLLGYFGSYIADIFYQIFGLSSFLLPLCCIFWSLSLWRLQKKWLSVRIMLMIICIISLSILCAKIKTNSLPAGAGGTIGTLIYPLIIQLDYRIPYLLFLTTCIFLFLLIEVPFLSLWKNLARIRQLISALNIGSSSGPPVVLSPNSPSNHHTLISKASAISQETITPDRSISINNNIDINPSFVKQSSYPKETEFTSNLPPVELLKPANIQNIKMESAEELQQNSQILLTVLGDFGVKGQIINISQGPVVTLYEFEPAAGTKSSRVIGLSEDIARSLSAISTRIAVIPGRNVLGIELPNKQRAFFCLRELIETSEYQDNHIMLPLILGKDLAGKPFIADLAKMPHLLVAGTTGSGKSVAINTMIISLLYRYTPEECRLIMIDPKMLELSAYDGIPHLLTPVVTEATKAVVALKWAVKEMENRYRAMSNIGVRNIAGYNSKISEAIKEGKPIERTIQTGFDPDTGKPIYETIEINMQKLPFIVVIVDEMADLMLVAGKDIELSIQRLAQMARAAGIHIIMATQRPSVDVITGVIKANFPSRISFKVTSKIDSRTILGEQGSEQLLGMGDMLYMGNAAKISRVHGPFVDDQEVEKITEYLRSTGTPDYISAVTQQVEEDEEKLENTESEVERRREEHYKMALQIVQKERKATISYIQRCLNIGYNNAAIIIEKMEQRGVISPPNHAGKREILLPEN, encoded by the coding sequence GTGTTATATTATATAAATAAAATCCTGACTAATAATAGACTTCAATCTATTATTTTAATATTGTTTGGGTGCTTCCTTTCCTTATTATTAGTAACTTATAACCCAGAAGATCCTTCATTTAATTCTGTCACTGATAAATTTCCTAGTAATTTACTAGGTTATTTTGGGTCTTACATTGCAGATATTTTTTACCAAATTTTTGGTTTGTCCTCCTTTTTGCTCCCCTTATGTTGTATTTTCTGGTCCTTAAGCCTATGGCGTTTGCAGAAAAAATGGCTCAGTGTCAGGATAATGCTAATGATAATATGCATTATTTCCTTATCTATTCTGTGTGCTAAGATAAAAACCAATTCTTTACCAGCGGGTGCAGGTGGAACAATTGGTACTCTTATCTATCCCTTAATTATTCAGCTAGATTACCGAATTCCTTATTTATTATTCCTGACTACCTGTATTTTCTTATTTTTATTAATAGAAGTACCTTTTTTAAGTCTATGGAAAAACCTAGCAAGAATAAGGCAATTAATATCAGCTCTTAATATTGGCTCTTCTTCAGGGCCACCAGTAGTATTATCGCCAAATTCTCCTTCGAATCATCACACGTTAATCAGCAAAGCTTCTGCTATTAGCCAGGAGACTATCACCCCTGATCGATCAATATCAATTAATAATAATATTGACATAAATCCTTCTTTCGTTAAACAATCTTCTTACCCTAAAGAGACAGAGTTTACCTCTAATTTACCGCCAGTGGAATTATTAAAACCCGCTAATATCCAAAATATCAAGATGGAAAGCGCTGAAGAGTTACAGCAAAATTCTCAAATATTACTTACGGTTTTGGGAGATTTTGGAGTGAAAGGGCAAATTATCAATATTAGTCAAGGTCCTGTGGTGACATTATATGAATTTGAACCGGCTGCTGGTACCAAATCATCTAGAGTAATTGGCTTATCTGAGGATATTGCTAGATCTTTATCAGCAATCTCAACAAGAATAGCGGTAATACCTGGGCGGAATGTATTAGGGATAGAATTACCCAATAAGCAAAGAGCTTTCTTCTGCTTGAGAGAATTAATCGAGACCTCTGAATATCAAGATAATCATATTATGTTACCTCTAATTTTAGGTAAGGACCTAGCAGGTAAACCTTTTATTGCTGATCTGGCAAAAATGCCCCATTTATTAGTGGCAGGTACCACCGGCTCGGGTAAGTCAGTAGCAATTAATACTATGATAATATCATTACTTTACCGATATACCCCGGAAGAGTGTCGTTTAATAATGATAGACCCTAAGATGTTAGAATTATCTGCTTATGATGGCATACCTCATCTCTTAACTCCCGTAGTTACTGAAGCTACTAAGGCGGTGGTAGCGCTGAAATGGGCAGTCAAAGAGATGGAAAACCGCTATCGAGCAATGTCAAATATTGGAGTTAGAAATATTGCCGGCTATAACAGTAAAATCTCAGAAGCAATTAAGGAAGGCAAGCCTATTGAGCGCACTATCCAAACAGGATTTGATCCCGATACTGGAAAACCAATTTATGAAACAATTGAAATAAATATGCAAAAATTACCGTTTATAGTGGTAATTGTTGATGAAATGGCGGATCTAATGCTGGTCGCTGGGAAGGATATAGAATTATCAATACAACGTCTTGCTCAAATGGCACGGGCGGCTGGTATTCATATTATCATGGCCACTCAACGACCTTCGGTTGATGTAATTACTGGGGTAATAAAAGCAAATTTTCCAAGTAGGATAAGTTTTAAAGTCACTTCCAAAATTGATAGTAGGACTATTTTAGGTGAGCAAGGTTCTGAGCAGCTACTTGGGATGGGAGATATGTTATATATGGGGAATGCTGCAAAAATTAGTAGAGTGCATGGCCCATTTGTTGATGATCAAGAGGTAGAAAAAATTACTGAATATCTAAGATCTACTGGAACGCCAGACTATATTTCAGCAGTAACTCAACAAGTAGAAGAAGATGAAGAAAAACTAGAAAATACTGAGAGCGAGGTTGAAAGACGACGTGAAGAACATTATAAAATGGCTTTACAAATAGTACAAAAAGAACGGAAAGCAACAATTAGCTATATACAAAGATGTTTAAATATTGGTTATAATAATGCTGCAATTATAATTGAAAAAATGGAGCAAAGAGGGGTTATATCTCCTCCAAACCACGCTGGGAAGAGAGAAATATTATTACCAGAAAACTAG
- a CDS encoding cell division protein ZapA, whose protein sequence is MSLVTITLGSKTFQLACNEGSEQELTILGIKLNERIVQIKKANLSASFELLLVMAALSLEEEAQSLNNQITNASSNKIPLKQEEQLAETLSTIASYLENLAKKIGK, encoded by the coding sequence ATGTCATTAGTCACTATCACCTTAGGGAGTAAAACTTTTCAACTAGCATGTAATGAGGGATCAGAACAAGAATTGACTATTCTGGGAATAAAATTAAATGAAAGGATAGTGCAGATAAAAAAAGCTAATCTCTCCGCCTCCTTTGAACTATTATTGGTAATGGCAGCGCTCAGCCTGGAGGAGGAAGCACAAAGTTTAAATAATCAAATTACCAATGCTAGTAGTAATAAAATTCCCCTGAAACAAGAAGAACAACTTGCAGAAACTTTAAGTACTATAGCAAGCTATCTAGAAAATCTTGCAAAAAAGATAGGAAAATGA
- a CDS encoding helix-turn-helix domain-containing protein has translation MTSPLKHARIESGKTIEEVAAYLKIKKQYLIALEEGKLELIPAAVYVKGYLKLYSNYLRIPLTLNEEEVEQIENSSKQTILRDQYNQIIVKYKWKKHFLIISTLGLIIVSVIFHLLSSTG, from the coding sequence ATGACTTCTCCTCTCAAACATGCACGAATAGAATCTGGTAAAACTATCGAAGAAGTAGCGGCTTATTTAAAAATTAAAAAACAATATTTAATAGCTCTGGAAGAAGGCAAATTAGAGCTCATACCAGCGGCAGTGTATGTCAAAGGGTATCTTAAGTTATACTCAAATTATCTAAGGATACCCTTAACGCTAAACGAAGAAGAGGTAGAACAAATAGAAAACTCATCTAAACAAACTATTTTGCGCGATCAATATAACCAAATAATTGTTAAATATAAATGGAAAAAACACTTCCTTATTATTTCTACTTTAGGGTTAATAATAGTTTCGGTAATTTTTCACTTACTCTCCTCTACTGGGTAA
- a CDS encoding NAD-glutamate dehydrogenase, which translates to MTVEKTSLALSKLTCQVPNYKSEIFNLSKMQNTDELYSEFIQKFLDYIPIDYEFKDRQELFGNLAVDAFEFFKQRAPNTRKLQVVNTIIENNPAINILLLNDNKPFIIDSINCLLINLNLKAKFLLNPVISSIRNSMGQLQKIVEPGENNSHRESLVHITLLGNFDEAAISSLSSSLNMVLDQVDTTYNVWHIILDKIDLIVNAIQSEHLLYTKQNLAYNESLDFLNWLKHDNFTFLGMIDFDLTTQNFLSEIGVKTIWQDNKAEVVNIIKRSTHSSYKEQLIILGKTNTISNVHKNNLIDYILIKNIDQNGQYVFGSIIFGLYSITVYYQPITTIPILRQKLQFVLNRAAFTPNGYNIKKLKNIVQTLPRDALIQIDENDLYCMCLNVLSGIVSKKLKLFIQQDWSGTFLNIIIFLTRDRLIPEIHSAISSYLSTIFKGQILEDYVTEVAENFSYLFITLQVSNINQINFEFDTIEQELDRLSTRWEEDFAHKLSKKFGEYEGGINFKFYNTIFSADYREKFNGQTGILDIEYLKEASLRNKSTFNLIPIDTENFCLKIYSPAPELALSDLLPPIENLGFKAIDEQSFFIRSGGDIQESWIYEFALNSLIPIEGDIQLVKQNVEEALDKMATGLLANDSLSKLIVLSGFNWWQVKLIKALTRYLHQTGFAYGKGYVQLTLTKHFLYTKMLVELFEAKFNPISCSEQQVKSIKINMINYLNKINSSSEDKVLRTMIDIIDAMVRTNCYQASSNNGITSKNYFSFKFDSHKIPNLPLPVPFAEIFVYANDFEALHLRGGKVARGGIRWSDRGEDYRTEILGLMKAQMTKNSVIVPVGSKGGFFINFTQDNLTPQEYLGKVIECYQNFLRGLLDITDNIVDSKIIQPRDTVIYDPEDPYLVVAADKGTATFSDYANSVAAEYNFWLGDAFASGGSVGYDHKKIAITAKGAWISVVHHFDSLNIDVQKDPITVVGIGDMSGDVFGNGMLRSSSIRLIAAFNHKHIFIDPTPDPLLSFNERKRLFDLPTSNWTDYNPQVISPGGGVFERSNKSITLSVEAKALLKIDKYEVSPEELIKAILQAEVDLLWNGGIGTYIKATIENNLEIGDKANDNLRVNGSEIKAKVIAEGGNIGVSQQGRIEYSQHGGRVNTDFIDNSAGVDCSDHEVNIKIALNQAVTSGKITLQERNKYLLEMTTQVEDLVLIDNQKQNQALNIMQSSPALNIGIFSQFIDTLEEANLINRKIEFLPTKEELNKRAINKEIMTRPELCVLLSYSKSSVYHDLMTATFSQDKYFESYLINYFPKIMQDTFREEILSHPLKHEIIRTVVTNKIVNQLGGPSLNIVKRETEALLCNIIRSYTIICEIFDLDNLWASVESLPSKIDYKVKIEMFTEIAKIIRRGIAWFAKHIEPPINISDTINEFYEPARQLSTVVGNLLLGEARNKFEEKVNQYTSYGLATELANKVATLDSLVSVFDIIYIAKKTNRQNIEVANLYFATSTKFSIDWLRKVCEQQANDTYWGRLSAQSLKDDLYDKQRQLLIKIINNSKISVDLDLWIDNNKCFASIFLDFVTLIRVQKNTDLNMLILANKRFETFLRKLE; encoded by the coding sequence ATGACCGTTGAAAAGACTTCTTTAGCGTTAAGCAAGCTTACTTGTCAAGTCCCTAATTATAAATCAGAAATTTTCAATCTTAGTAAAATGCAAAATACTGATGAACTTTATAGTGAATTTATACAGAAATTTCTAGACTATATTCCCATAGATTATGAGTTTAAAGATAGGCAAGAATTATTTGGCAATTTAGCAGTGGATGCTTTCGAATTTTTTAAGCAACGGGCTCCTAATACGCGGAAGTTGCAGGTAGTTAATACTATAATTGAAAATAATCCTGCTATTAATATTTTATTATTAAATGATAATAAACCATTCATAATTGACTCAATCAATTGTTTATTAATAAATCTTAACTTAAAAGCTAAATTTCTGCTTAATCCAGTAATATCCAGCATCCGAAATAGTATGGGTCAATTACAGAAAATAGTAGAGCCTGGAGAAAATAACAGCCATAGAGAATCTCTGGTTCACATCACCTTACTTGGAAATTTTGATGAAGCCGCTATCTCATCTCTAAGTTCCTCTTTAAATATGGTCTTAGATCAAGTAGATACTACCTATAATGTATGGCATATAATCCTAGACAAAATAGACCTAATCGTCAACGCCATTCAAAGTGAGCATCTATTATATACTAAGCAAAATTTAGCTTATAATGAATCTCTTGATTTCTTAAATTGGTTAAAACACGATAATTTTACCTTCTTAGGTATGATTGATTTTGACTTAACTACTCAAAATTTCTTATCAGAAATTGGCGTCAAAACAATATGGCAAGATAATAAGGCAGAAGTTGTGAATATTATCAAGCGCTCTACCCATTCTTCTTATAAAGAACAACTAATAATTTTAGGGAAAACCAACACTATATCAAATGTACATAAAAATAATTTGATAGACTACATTTTAATTAAGAATATTGACCAGAACGGACAATATGTCTTCGGTAGTATAATTTTTGGTTTATATAGTATTACGGTATATTATCAACCAATTACTACTATTCCTATATTAAGGCAAAAATTACAATTTGTCTTAAATAGAGCAGCCTTTACTCCTAATGGGTATAATATAAAAAAATTAAAAAATATAGTTCAAACTTTACCGCGAGATGCCTTAATTCAGATAGATGAAAATGATTTATACTGTATGTGCTTGAATGTGTTGTCCGGGATAGTGAGTAAGAAACTGAAGTTATTTATCCAGCAAGATTGGTCTGGTACCTTTCTTAATATCATCATATTTCTTACCAGAGATCGTTTAATTCCAGAAATACATAGTGCTATAAGTTCATATTTATCTACTATATTTAAAGGTCAAATCTTAGAAGATTACGTTACCGAAGTAGCAGAAAATTTTTCTTATTTGTTTATTACGCTGCAAGTATCCAATATTAATCAAATCAATTTTGAGTTTGATACAATAGAGCAGGAATTAGATAGGCTTTCGACCCGTTGGGAGGAGGATTTTGCTCATAAATTATCTAAAAAATTTGGGGAATATGAGGGAGGTATTAATTTTAAATTTTATAACACAATATTTTCTGCGGATTATAGAGAAAAATTTAATGGTCAAACAGGAATTTTAGATATTGAATATCTCAAAGAAGCTAGCCTTCGTAATAAATCCACATTTAACTTGATCCCTATAGATACAGAAAATTTCTGTTTAAAAATTTATAGTCCGGCTCCTGAACTCGCCCTATCCGATTTATTACCTCCTATAGAAAATCTAGGTTTTAAAGCAATAGATGAACAAAGCTTTTTTATTAGAAGTGGAGGAGATATTCAAGAGAGTTGGATATATGAATTTGCACTTAATTCTCTCATTCCTATTGAAGGTGATATCCAACTAGTGAAACAAAATGTAGAAGAAGCATTAGATAAGATGGCTACTGGGCTTTTGGCTAATGACTCTTTAAGTAAATTAATAGTGTTATCTGGCTTTAATTGGTGGCAAGTGAAGCTGATTAAAGCATTAACGCGATATTTACATCAAACAGGTTTTGCATATGGTAAAGGCTATGTACAATTAACGTTAACAAAGCATTTCTTATACACAAAAATGCTAGTTGAATTATTTGAAGCTAAATTTAATCCTATAAGCTGCTCTGAGCAACAGGTAAAATCTATAAAAATCAATATGATTAATTACCTTAATAAGATTAATAGCAGTAGTGAAGATAAAGTTTTAAGAACGATGATTGATATTATCGACGCAATGGTAAGAACTAATTGCTATCAAGCAAGTTCTAATAACGGCATCACAAGTAAAAATTATTTTTCTTTTAAATTTGATTCACATAAAATACCGAACCTACCGCTGCCAGTACCTTTTGCAGAAATATTTGTGTATGCTAATGATTTTGAAGCTCTTCATTTACGGGGAGGAAAAGTAGCACGTGGAGGTATTAGATGGTCAGATCGAGGAGAGGATTACAGAACCGAGATATTAGGATTAATGAAAGCGCAAATGACTAAAAACTCGGTGATTGTGCCTGTTGGTTCAAAAGGCGGATTTTTTATTAATTTCACTCAGGATAACCTGACACCTCAAGAATATTTAGGCAAAGTTATAGAATGTTATCAAAACTTCCTTCGTGGGTTACTGGATATAACTGATAATATAGTGGATAGTAAAATTATACAGCCACGAGATACAGTTATCTATGATCCGGAAGATCCATATCTAGTGGTAGCAGCAGATAAAGGTACCGCGACTTTTTCTGATTATGCAAATAGCGTAGCTGCTGAATATAATTTTTGGTTAGGAGATGCTTTTGCCTCGGGTGGTTCGGTTGGCTATGATCATAAAAAAATAGCTATCACTGCTAAGGGTGCCTGGATCTCGGTAGTACATCATTTTGACTCGTTGAATATTGATGTCCAAAAGGATCCTATTACCGTTGTTGGTATAGGGGATATGTCAGGCGATGTTTTCGGCAATGGGATGCTTCGTTCGAGTAGTATTAGACTAATTGCGGCCTTTAACCATAAGCACATATTTATCGATCCTACCCCTGATCCTCTACTAAGTTTTAATGAACGTAAACGCTTATTTGACCTCCCTACCTCTAATTGGACTGATTATAATCCACAGGTAATTTCCCCAGGGGGAGGAGTATTCGAACGAAGCAATAAATCTATTACCTTATCGGTTGAGGCTAAAGCATTATTAAAAATAGATAAGTATGAAGTATCGCCAGAAGAACTTATTAAAGCAATTTTACAGGCAGAAGTTGATTTATTGTGGAATGGTGGTATAGGTACTTATATAAAAGCAACCATAGAAAATAATTTAGAAATAGGTGATAAAGCAAATGATAATTTAAGAGTAAATGGTAGTGAAATTAAAGCTAAAGTAATTGCTGAAGGAGGCAATATTGGAGTTTCTCAACAAGGGCGCATAGAGTATAGTCAGCATGGAGGTAGAGTTAATACTGACTTTATTGATAATTCAGCAGGGGTTGATTGCTCTGATCATGAAGTAAATATAAAGATTGCCCTTAATCAGGCAGTGACTTCAGGAAAAATTACTCTACAAGAACGTAACAAGTACCTACTAGAGATGACAACACAAGTGGAAGATTTGGTTTTAATTGATAATCAGAAACAAAACCAAGCGCTTAACATTATGCAATCATCTCCTGCCTTAAATATTGGAATATTTAGTCAGTTTATTGATACTTTAGAAGAAGCAAACCTAATTAATAGAAAAATAGAATTTCTGCCCACTAAAGAAGAACTGAATAAACGGGCTATTAATAAAGAAATTATGACGCGCCCTGAGCTTTGTGTATTACTCTCTTATAGTAAAAGTTCTGTCTACCATGATCTCATGACTGCCACATTTTCGCAGGATAAATATTTTGAATCTTACCTAATAAATTATTTTCCTAAAATAATGCAAGATACATTTCGGGAAGAAATCTTATCTCACCCTTTGAAACATGAAATTATCCGGACCGTGGTCACTAATAAAATTGTAAATCAGCTAGGAGGGCCATCGCTTAATATAGTAAAGCGTGAAACAGAGGCTCTCCTTTGTAATATTATACGTTCATATACTATTATTTGTGAGATCTTTGATTTAGATAATTTATGGGCAAGTGTTGAATCATTACCAAGTAAGATAGATTATAAAGTAAAGATTGAAATGTTTACTGAAATTGCTAAGATTATACGTAGAGGCATTGCTTGGTTTGCAAAACATATAGAACCCCCGATTAATATTAGTGATACTATAAATGAATTTTATGAACCAGCGCGACAATTAAGCACCGTGGTTGGTAATTTGCTGTTAGGGGAAGCACGAAATAAATTTGAAGAGAAAGTAAATCAATATACTTCATACGGGCTTGCCACTGAGTTAGCTAACAAAGTTGCCACACTGGATAGCCTAGTATCAGTTTTTGATATAATATATATTGCTAAAAAAACCAACCGTCAAAACATCGAGGTTGCTAATTTATATTTTGCTACTTCTACTAAATTTAGTATTGATTGGTTACGTAAAGTATGCGAGCAACAAGCAAATGATACTTACTGGGGAAGATTATCAGCGCAATCACTGAAAGATGATTTATATGACAAACAACGTCAATTATTAATAAAAATAATTAATAATTCCAAAATAAGTGTTGATTTAGACTTATGGATTGATAATAATAAATGTTTTGCAAGTATTTTTTTGGATTTTGTAACATTAATCAGAGTCCAAAAAAATACGGACTTAAATATGTTAATTCTAGCAAATAAGAGATTCGAAACTTTTTTGCGTAAACTTGAGTAA